One window of Manihot esculenta cultivar AM560-2 chromosome 17, M.esculenta_v8, whole genome shotgun sequence genomic DNA carries:
- the LOC110604857 gene encoding transcription factor MYB4, with protein sequence MALKKGKWSPEEDHKLISYIRRHGIWNWNEMPRAAGLSRSGKSCRLRWMNYLRPFIKHGNFSKEEEETIFKLHETLGNRWSAIAAKLPGRTDNDIKNYWNCKLRKRLRNAASATKLDRLQTSGGQLKKKKHHLSESTVPKETPNSSSSDIFNKTDINQNVAPQNITAGLSKVSLGFNGLQAQSFSREGFHIMEDNGKTLYHPFASDDELLGFFPLMENIDFSGEAQYVTWHEEPVYSYDYQDDLFEYPTLWHDEYQAQQPCPVIEDLYTATAKDEREHEGPGHPFDDFPACYDRNQISGEIQFLWDYPVLL encoded by the exons ATGGCTCTGAAAAAAGGAAAATGGAGTCCTGAGGAAGATCATAAGTTGATATCTTATATTCGCAGACATGGGATTTGGAACTGGAATGAGATGCCAAGAGCTGCTG GTTTGTCAAGATCAGGAAAAAGTTGTAGGCTTCGCTGGATGAATTATCTCAGGCCATTTATAAAGCATGGAAACTTCAGCAAGGAAGAAGAGGAGACCATATTCAAGCTGCATGAAACGCTGGGAAATAG atGGTCTGCAATTGCAGCCAAATTGCCTGGAAGAACAGACAAtgacataaaaaattattggaACTGCAAATTAAGGAAACGCTTGAGGAACGCAGCATCTGCAACAAAATTGGATAGGCTTCAAACTTCCGGAGGACAGCTCAAAAAGAAGAAGCATCATCTTTCTGAAAGCACTGTTCCAAAGGAGACTCCAAATTCATCAAGTTCCGACATTTTCAACAAAACTGATATAAACCAGAATGTAGCTCCTCAGAATATTACTGCTGGGTTATCTAAAGTTTCTCTAGGCTTCAACGGCTTACAAGCGCAATCATTTTCGAGGGAGGGTTTCCACATAATGGAGGATAATGGGAAAACTCTCTACCACCCTTTTGCTTCTGATGATGAGTTGCTTGGCTTTTTTCCTCTTATGGAGAATATTGATTTTTCTGGAGAGGCCCAATATGTGACTTGGCATGAAGAGCCTGTTTATTCATATGATTACCAGGATGATTTATTTGAATATCCTACTTTATGGCATGATGAATACCAGGCGCAGCAGCCATGCCCAGTAATAGAAGACTTGTACACTGCAACTGCAAAAGATGAGAGGGAGCATGAAGGGCCTGGTCATCCATTTGACGATTTTCCTGCATGTTACGATAGAAATCAGATTTCTGGAGAAATTCAATTTTTGTGGGATTATCCAGTTTTATTGTAA
- the LOC122722236 gene encoding transcription factor MYB46-like, with protein sequence MVPFLLFPYFRWSAIAAKLPGRTDNDIKNYWNSNLRKRLRNTASATKLDGLQTSGGQLKKHLSEGTVPKEIPKSSSSNMANKTDINQDVAHQNITAGLSKVSLDFKSLQGQSFSMEGLHIREDNGKILHPFASDDDLLGFFPPMQNIDFSGELQYLTWHEEPVYSYNYQDNLFEYPTLWYDEYRVIEENNNNELSELSGEVFQSLWEQQSCPIMEDLYTAKDESEREGAGHPFEDFSACYDSNQLSSGEIQFLWDYPFFL encoded by the coding sequence ATggttccttttcttctttttccttattttagATGGTCTGCAATTGCAGCCAAATTGCCTGGAAGAACAGACAATGACATAAAAAATTACTGGAACTCCAATTTAAGGAAACGCTTGAGGAACACAGCATCCGCAACAAAATTGGATGGGCTTCAAACTTCCGGaggacagctgaagaagcatctTTCCGAAGGCACAGTTCCAAAGGAAATTCCGAAATCATCAAGTTCCAACATGGCCAACAAAACTGATATAAACCAGGATGTAGCTCATCAGAACATTACTGCTGGGTTATCTAAAGTTTCTCTAGACTTCAAGAGCTTACAAGGGCAATCATTTTCGATGGAAGGCTTGCACATAAGGGAGGATAATGGGAAAATTCTCCACCCTTTTGCTTCTGATGATGACTTGCTCGGCTTTTTTCCTCCTATGCAGAATATTGATTTTTCTGGAGAGCTCCAATATCTGACTTGGCATGAAGAACCTGTTTATTCATATAATTATCAGgataatttatttgaatatcCTACTTTGTGGTATGATGAATATCGGGTTATCGAggagaataataataatgagtTATCTGAATTATCTGGAGAAGTATTCCAAAGTTTGTGGGAGCAGCAGTCATGCCCAATAATGGAAGACTTGTATACTGCAAAAGATGAGAGTGAGCGTGAAGGTGCTGGTCATCCATTTGAAGATTTTTCTGCCTGTTACGATAGCAATCAGCTGAGTTCTGGAGAAATTCAATTCCTGTGGGATTATCCATTTTTTTTGTAA